A single genomic interval of Streptomyces sp. BA2 harbors:
- a CDS encoding GntR family transcriptional regulator, giving the protein MRDPKPRGDGSGVPLMRADRARTVASVLRRQVMRGAFPGGVLPDERALIAEFGASRNTVREALGLLRDEGLVERRRGVGTVVIGRAYEHPLGELSGLAEVLQRHGTVVNEVREARVLRPPLTVARRLDLPEGSPAVYLERLRRVDGIPLSLDCTYLIPEVGEPLLAHARKTPRTLENHDVFDLIETATGMPLGSAEVSVHATVTDPATCAVLEMPEGGAILAVERLTRLADGRPADLEFLHLRGDRLTLHATLDRATKYTDRAGSSSL; this is encoded by the coding sequence ATGCGCGATCCGAAGCCCAGGGGTGACGGGTCCGGCGTGCCGCTGATGCGGGCCGACCGGGCCCGGACCGTGGCCAGTGTGCTGCGCAGGCAGGTCATGCGCGGCGCCTTTCCCGGTGGAGTACTGCCCGATGAGCGGGCCCTGATCGCCGAGTTCGGTGCCTCCAGGAACACGGTCCGGGAGGCCCTGGGCCTGCTGCGTGACGAAGGTCTTGTCGAACGCCGCCGGGGCGTGGGCACGGTCGTGATCGGCCGCGCCTACGAACATCCGCTGGGCGAGCTGTCGGGGCTCGCCGAGGTTCTCCAGCGGCACGGCACCGTCGTCAACGAGGTACGCGAAGCCCGCGTCCTGCGGCCGCCGCTCACGGTCGCCCGCCGCCTCGACCTGCCCGAAGGGAGCCCGGCCGTCTACCTGGAGCGGCTGCGCCGGGTGGACGGCATCCCCCTGTCCCTGGACTGCACTTATCTCATCCCTGAGGTGGGTGAGCCCCTTCTGGCACACGCCAGGAAGACGCCGCGCACGCTGGAGAACCACGACGTCTTCGATCTGATCGAGACCGCGACGGGCATGCCGCTCGGCTCGGCCGAGGTGTCCGTCCACGCCACGGTCACCGATCCGGCGACCTGCGCGGTCCTGGAGATGCCCGAGGGCGGCGCGATCCTCGCCGTCGAACGCCTCACCCGCCTCGCCGACGGCCGCCCCGCCGACCTGGAGTTCCTCCACCTGCGCGGGGACCGACTGACCCTGCACGCCACGCTCGACCGGGCGACCAAGTACACCGACCGCGCCGGCAGTTCCTCGCTGTAG
- a CDS encoding GmrSD restriction endonuclease domain-containing protein, with protein MIKNFTRGLAALSLSLAPLIAPAPAIAQTTEVTTLADALHRLPVAREQHEGYTRGHFKHWNAGLNKKDGCDTRAEVLIAEAEEAPEVGENCTLSDGEWVSYHDNQEVDDPDKLAVQHTVPLAEAWASGASGWSAERREKYANDQGAPASLVAVTERSNRSKAGQDPAGWMPPLPSAHCRYLSDWVSTKLRWDLASNPAELDAIAVFANGECKNTSVIYTAVR; from the coding sequence ATGATCAAGAACTTCACGCGCGGCCTGGCCGCGCTCTCGCTGTCCCTCGCCCCGCTGATCGCCCCCGCCCCCGCCATCGCACAGACCACTGAGGTCACCACGCTGGCCGACGCCCTGCACCGGCTCCCGGTCGCGCGCGAGCAGCACGAGGGCTACACCCGCGGCCACTTCAAGCACTGGAACGCCGGTCTCAACAAGAAGGACGGCTGCGACACCCGCGCCGAAGTGCTCATCGCCGAGGCCGAAGAAGCCCCCGAGGTCGGCGAGAACTGCACGCTGAGCGACGGCGAGTGGGTCTCGTACCACGACAACCAGGAAGTCGACGACCCGGACAAGCTCGCCGTCCAGCACACGGTGCCGCTCGCGGAAGCCTGGGCCTCGGGCGCCTCCGGCTGGAGCGCGGAGCGCCGTGAGAAGTACGCCAACGACCAGGGTGCGCCCGCAAGCCTGGTGGCCGTCACCGAACGCAGCAACCGCTCCAAGGCCGGACAGGACCCCGCCGGTTGGATGCCGCCTCTGCCCAGCGCGCACTGCCGCTACCTCTCCGACTGGGTGTCCACCAAGCTGCGCTGGGACCTGGCCTCCAACCCGGCCGAGCTCGACGCCATCGCGGTGTTCGCCAACGGCGAGTGCAAGAACACGTCCGTCATCTACACGGCTGTGCGGTAG
- a CDS encoding class I adenylate-forming enzyme family protein has translation MQQTSEPRTYLDRILEHWHTDEAAEALVQGAQRLTRGEARRRLFRLGHALREQGLEPGDGIGLFLANRVDSVLVQLAVHLIGCRVVFLPPEPGPGELAALVEQSRARAVVTDPLFAQRAADAAGRSVHAPELLSLGPCDQECTDLLALAAECPATRPDDVPAPGADEAVTVLYTGGTLGRPKLAAHSHRLYDTLVGLADDTPQDSPSAGFFPAMVPGTDRVLASTLLTHGSGHLTSLQALVTGSALVVLPEFEAGAALAVLSEERITATMFVPPMLYALLDHPECVPGALPALRRIVVGGAATSPSRLRQAVEVFGPVLSQGYGQSEALGIAAFGADDLASEGARRPELWRSCGRAIPDTEIEIRAEDSTAALPVRQVGEVCVRGETVMLGYYEDPERTAEALRDGWLRTGDMGYLDAEGYLYLVDRAKDIIVTGSTSDNVYSRVLEDFLLTLPGVRNAAALGVPDEEYGEAVQIFLATAEDADVDPDAVGAAVTAELGELYTPRKTVLLGQLPTTKVGKVDKKALRAEWTSPALATP, from the coding sequence ATGCAGCAAACATCCGAGCCGCGGACGTACCTGGACCGCATCCTGGAGCACTGGCACACGGACGAGGCCGCCGAGGCGCTCGTCCAGGGTGCGCAGCGGCTGACCCGCGGGGAGGCTCGGCGGCGGCTGTTCAGGCTGGGGCACGCGCTGCGCGAGCAGGGGCTCGAACCGGGTGACGGAATAGGGCTGTTCCTGGCCAATCGCGTGGACTCCGTCCTGGTGCAGCTCGCGGTCCATCTCATCGGCTGCCGCGTCGTGTTCCTGCCGCCGGAGCCGGGGCCCGGTGAACTCGCCGCGCTGGTCGAGCAGTCCCGGGCGCGCGCCGTGGTCACCGACCCGCTCTTCGCCCAGCGGGCCGCCGACGCGGCCGGCCGCAGCGTCCACGCCCCCGAGCTGCTCAGCCTCGGGCCCTGCGACCAGGAGTGCACGGACCTGCTGGCCCTGGCGGCCGAGTGCCCGGCGACGCGCCCCGACGACGTGCCCGCCCCGGGGGCGGACGAAGCCGTCACCGTCCTCTACACCGGCGGCACGCTCGGCCGCCCCAAGCTCGCCGCGCACAGCCACCGGCTCTACGACACGCTGGTGGGCTTGGCGGACGACACCCCGCAGGACTCTCCCTCCGCGGGCTTCTTCCCGGCCATGGTCCCGGGCACGGACCGGGTGCTCGCCTCCACGCTGCTCACCCACGGCAGCGGCCACCTCACCTCGCTCCAGGCTCTGGTGACAGGGTCCGCCCTCGTCGTGCTGCCCGAGTTCGAAGCGGGCGCGGCGCTCGCGGTGCTGAGCGAGGAGCGGATCACCGCCACCATGTTCGTGCCGCCGATGCTGTACGCGCTTCTCGACCACCCGGAGTGCGTCCCGGGCGCCCTCCCCGCGCTGCGGCGGATCGTCGTCGGCGGCGCGGCGACGTCGCCCAGCCGGCTGCGGCAGGCGGTCGAGGTCTTCGGGCCGGTGCTCAGCCAGGGCTACGGGCAGTCGGAGGCGCTCGGCATCGCCGCGTTCGGTGCCGATGACCTCGCCTCGGAGGGAGCCAGGCGGCCCGAGCTCTGGCGCAGCTGCGGCCGCGCGATACCCGACACCGAGATCGAGATCCGTGCCGAGGACAGCACGGCGGCGCTTCCCGTCCGCCAGGTCGGCGAGGTGTGTGTCCGGGGCGAGACGGTGATGCTCGGCTACTACGAGGACCCGGAGCGCACCGCGGAAGCACTGCGCGACGGCTGGCTGCGCACCGGGGACATGGGCTATCTCGACGCCGAGGGGTACCTCTATCTCGTCGACCGGGCCAAGGACATCATCGTCACCGGCAGCACCAGCGACAACGTCTACTCCAGGGTCCTTGAGGACTTCCTGCTCACGCTGCCCGGTGTGCGCAACGCGGCGGCGCTCGGCGTGCCGGACGAGGAGTACGGCGAGGCCGTGCAGATCTTCCTGGCCACGGCCGAGGACGCCGACGTGGACCCGGACGCGGTCGGCGCGGCGGTGACCGCCGAGCTGGGAGAGCTGTATACGCCCCGGAAGACGGTCCTGCTCGGCCAGTTGCCGACGACCAAGGTCGGCAAGGTGGACAAGAAGGCGCTGCGCGCCGAGTGGACGAGCCCGGCCCTGGCCACGCCGTAG
- a CDS encoding amidohydrolase family protein, whose product MRAEQFKGARKLLVPELLMLPGGPKRGQAVLVEGRKFRAVGPAKELMAAHPGLRPVRLDGHLIMPGFVDAHHHLTQSFGKAQSFGQPSEIFKTIWEPLEHALDKESAYVSAKLASLEALRGGFTTVADAGTRAPVDVAAIAEGTEEAGIRCVLSKVVSDGKGGPEHLGRWDAHPLIHPSLAIPVAEDASATVIKRTADLCREADAVFQIHVNEHLASVERSLKSVGRRPVEYLRHLGALGPRTLGSHATLLTPGEMRMLADSGAAISYNPVASAWKGNAVAHATMLAAMGVRFGTGTDGTRGDGFRLVDAAETAQRLAYGMASGDSSCGAGRMWLEHATSLSADALGLGKVTGEIAVGKAADFLVVDVNVPELTPSWDLEWELVRLANRDQITAVVVDGKLRLWEGWPPDWDGRALVERAAKLGPEVVRRAGLQRVEPR is encoded by the coding sequence GTGCGGGCGGAGCAGTTCAAGGGGGCCAGGAAGCTGCTCGTGCCGGAGCTGTTGATGCTGCCGGGGGGACCGAAGCGCGGGCAGGCCGTGCTCGTCGAGGGCAGGAAGTTCCGGGCGGTCGGGCCGGCCAAGGAGCTCATGGCCGCGCACCCCGGGCTGCGACCGGTGCGGCTGGACGGGCACTTGATCATGCCGGGCTTCGTCGACGCGCATCATCACTTGACGCAGAGTTTCGGCAAGGCCCAGTCGTTCGGGCAGCCTTCGGAGATCTTCAAGACGATATGGGAGCCGCTGGAGCACGCACTCGACAAGGAGAGCGCGTACGTGTCGGCGAAGCTGGCCTCCCTGGAGGCGCTGCGCGGCGGCTTCACGACGGTCGCCGATGCCGGGACACGGGCGCCGGTCGATGTGGCCGCCATAGCGGAGGGAACCGAGGAAGCCGGCATCCGGTGCGTACTGTCCAAGGTCGTTTCCGACGGGAAGGGCGGGCCGGAACATCTGGGGCGGTGGGACGCGCATCCCCTGATCCACCCCTCGCTCGCCATCCCCGTGGCCGAGGACGCGTCCGCGACGGTCATCAAACGGACGGCGGACCTGTGCCGCGAGGCCGACGCGGTCTTCCAGATCCACGTCAATGAACATCTGGCCTCCGTGGAAAGGTCGTTGAAGAGCGTCGGCCGACGGCCGGTCGAGTACCTACGGCATCTGGGGGCGTTGGGTCCGCGGACGCTCGGCTCCCACGCCACTCTGCTCACGCCCGGCGAGATGCGGATGCTGGCCGACTCCGGCGCGGCCATCAGCTACAACCCCGTGGCCAGCGCCTGGAAGGGCAACGCCGTCGCACACGCCACCATGCTGGCCGCGATGGGGGTGCGCTTCGGTACCGGCACGGACGGGACGCGCGGCGACGGATTCCGCCTCGTCGACGCCGCGGAGACGGCTCAGCGGCTGGCGTACGGCATGGCGTCGGGCGATTCCTCGTGCGGGGCGGGGCGGATGTGGCTGGAGCACGCGACATCGCTCAGCGCCGACGCGCTCGGTCTCGGCAAGGTGACCGGGGAGATCGCGGTGGGAAAGGCCGCCGACTTCCTTGTCGTGGACGTCAACGTCCCTGAGCTGACTCCCTCCTGGGACCTGGAGTGGGAACTCGTCCGCCTGGCCAACCGCGACCAGATCACCGCCGTCGTGGTCGACGGCAAGCTGCGGCTGTGGGAGGGCTGGCCGCCGGACTGGGACGGCCGCGCGCTGGTGGAACGGGCGGCGAAGCTCGGTCCCGAGGTGGTGCGCCGCGCGGGGCTGCAGCGCGTGGAGCCGCGGTAG
- a CDS encoding MMPL family transporter has protein sequence MPTETPRTDGALAGLARFCYRRRRLVLLTWIVGVIALAFVGFGFSADPDNDFTGGDSGSAKAQVLVEKHFPEQQGDTLTLAIKAEKGIDDPAAKKKIEKVVADLSDSDITGPVTSPYEDKDLVTEDRRIARTTIPLTDQDVAKTDVKPLVTTVKDASGDGVTLGLGGDKAEKAETPKQGPAESVGVLAAAVILFIAFGSLVAMGLPIVTALMAILGGIALIKLVGHLVPSPDFTVLVAALIGLGVGIDYALFIVTRYKESLKEGDEPEAATVKAITTAGHAVLFAGTTVVLALLGLVTMGQRLMTGVAIGASVTVLVTMIAAVTLLPAFLGFTGHKISSLRLPRRTSRRSKPAGVPARERRTPAERWAGVVQRKPLIAAVLAGTGLLILAAPALSMRLSLPDASVQPRDRSSYTSYEIVSEGFGPGYGAPLIFATEIDSKGADLGPVVEAVRKTEGIAYATQPRVSKDEQAATFMAFPRTGYQDEATADLVHELRDDVLSKASGGEEVYVGGPNAGAIDFAEETSSRLPFMIAIVIVMSLLLLIALVRSVTIALQAAVMNLLSIGAAYGVLVAVVQWGWLGSALGFPTEMPITTWVPMMMFPVLFGLSMDYEVFLISRVREEYERTGDTRIAVTRGLARTAKVITAAAAIMIAVFTTSLLGPDVSIKQIGLGMAVAVFIDATIIRMVLVPAVMELCGKANWWMPGGRTAKTTPASPTGVEEEARV, from the coding sequence ATGCCAACCGAGACTCCCCGTACGGATGGAGCTCTGGCGGGACTGGCCCGGTTCTGTTATCGGCGCCGCCGGCTGGTCCTCCTGACCTGGATCGTCGGCGTGATCGCCCTCGCCTTCGTCGGCTTCGGTTTCAGCGCCGACCCCGACAACGACTTCACCGGCGGGGACTCCGGGTCCGCCAAGGCGCAGGTTCTGGTCGAGAAGCACTTCCCCGAGCAGCAGGGCGACACGCTGACTCTCGCGATCAAGGCGGAGAAGGGGATCGATGATCCCGCCGCCAAGAAGAAGATCGAGAAAGTTGTCGCCGATCTGTCCGACTCGGACATCACGGGGCCGGTGACCTCGCCGTACGAGGACAAGGACCTGGTGACCGAGGATCGTCGCATCGCGCGTACGACGATCCCGCTGACCGATCAGGACGTGGCGAAGACCGACGTCAAGCCCTTGGTGACCACGGTCAAGGACGCCTCAGGTGACGGCGTGACGCTGGGGCTCGGCGGCGACAAGGCCGAGAAGGCGGAGACTCCCAAGCAGGGGCCGGCCGAGAGCGTGGGCGTCCTGGCCGCCGCGGTGATCCTGTTCATCGCCTTCGGGTCGCTCGTGGCGATGGGCCTTCCGATCGTGACCGCGCTGATGGCGATCCTCGGCGGCATCGCCCTGATCAAGCTCGTGGGGCACCTGGTTCCGTCGCCGGACTTCACCGTGCTCGTCGCCGCGTTGATCGGTCTCGGTGTCGGCATCGACTACGCGCTGTTCATCGTGACCCGGTACAAGGAGAGCCTGAAGGAAGGCGACGAGCCCGAAGCCGCCACGGTCAAGGCCATCACGACCGCCGGTCACGCGGTGCTGTTCGCCGGAACGACCGTCGTGCTCGCGCTCCTTGGCCTGGTCACCATGGGACAGAGGCTGATGACCGGCGTGGCCATCGGCGCATCGGTGACGGTGCTCGTGACGATGATCGCCGCGGTGACCCTGCTGCCGGCGTTCCTCGGCTTCACCGGCCACAAGATCAGCTCGCTGCGCCTGCCCCGTCGTACGTCACGCCGCAGCAAGCCCGCCGGTGTCCCGGCCCGGGAGCGCCGCACCCCGGCCGAGCGCTGGGCGGGCGTGGTGCAGCGCAAGCCGCTGATCGCCGCGGTTCTGGCGGGCACGGGCCTGCTGATCCTTGCCGCCCCCGCCCTTTCGATGCGGCTGAGCCTGCCCGACGCCAGTGTCCAGCCGCGTGACAGGAGCAGCTACACCTCGTACGAGATCGTCTCCGAGGGCTTCGGTCCCGGCTACGGCGCACCCCTGATCTTCGCCACCGAGATCGACTCGAAGGGCGCCGATCTCGGTCCCGTCGTCGAGGCGGTCAGGAAGACCGAGGGCATCGCCTACGCCACGCAGCCCCGGGTCAGCAAGGACGAGCAGGCCGCCACCTTCATGGCCTTCCCCAGGACCGGATACCAGGATGAGGCGACCGCGGACCTGGTGCACGAGCTCCGCGACGACGTGCTGTCCAAGGCCTCCGGTGGCGAAGAGGTCTACGTCGGCGGCCCGAACGCCGGCGCGATCGACTTCGCCGAGGAGACCAGCTCGCGTCTTCCCTTCATGATCGCGATCGTCATCGTGATGTCCTTGCTGCTGCTGATCGCGCTGGTCCGGTCGGTCACGATCGCGCTGCAGGCAGCCGTGATGAACCTGCTGTCGATCGGTGCCGCCTACGGCGTGCTTGTCGCGGTCGTGCAGTGGGGCTGGCTCGGCTCGGCCCTCGGTTTCCCCACCGAGATGCCGATCACGACCTGGGTGCCGATGATGATGTTCCCGGTGCTGTTCGGTCTTTCGATGGACTACGAGGTCTTCCTGATCTCGCGGGTCCGTGAGGAGTACGAGCGCACCGGCGACACCCGGATCGCTGTCACACGCGGTCTCGCGCGGACCGCCAAGGTCATCACGGCCGCGGCCGCCATCATGATCGCCGTCTTCACGACCTCCCTGCTCGGCCCCGACGTCTCGATCAAGCAGATCGGTCTGGGCATGGCGGTCGCCGTGTTCATCGACGCCACCATCATCCGGATGGTGCTCGTCCCCGCCGTGATGGAACTGTGCGGCAAGGCCAACTGGTGGATGCCCGGCGGCCGGACAGCCAAGACGACCCCGGCTTCACCGACCGGGGTCGAGGAAGAGGCCAGGGTCTGA
- a CDS encoding MFS transporter → MDHTKPHDSAHAAHRHPHPDPAPLPHRPPALTTLAMCLCVTLVIGMVSAVNLAIPDLSADALRPSAQAVVWVVDGYVVIFACLLVPAGALADRRGRKGTLMCGMGVFTLGAVICAAAPHVSVLIAGRMISGVGAAAVLPTTLALLVEGLPERARRKAVAVWASMTGLAAVLGNVGGGAAIEYGSWRTLFLCLVPLALCALLLVAAVAPVTARRPSPAAPLAGALLTAGFLALLYAIVSGPQSGWSAPPVLAACVAAVVLLTAWARHELRASDPLLDPRLFARPAVRAGAAGMAALFAGMFGLFYLNGQYLQYAKGYGPLEAGLRLLPMAAALLAGPRLGLLIERVCGRRGTVLIGMLVLAAGLCVVSAANAHTPYALYALGAGLTALGCGTASPLLSHAMMSALPAERAGTGSALQSLARELGSAVGIAVTGTITTAVFTARLPSPLSGAGSQGSGADRPTTVAEAVSRTSDPDLRAGVVDAFTSGLHTATLTLAAAITLVAFAVARWLPPER, encoded by the coding sequence TTGGATCACACCAAGCCCCACGATTCCGCTCATGCCGCCCACCGACACCCGCACCCGGACCCAGCCCCACTCCCCCACCGCCCGCCCGCCCTGACCACGCTGGCCATGTGCCTGTGCGTCACCTTGGTGATCGGCATGGTTTCCGCCGTCAATCTGGCCATCCCCGACCTGTCGGCCGACGCTCTGCGGCCCTCCGCTCAGGCCGTGGTGTGGGTCGTGGACGGCTATGTCGTCATCTTCGCCTGCCTGTTGGTGCCCGCCGGCGCGCTCGCGGACCGCAGGGGCCGCAAGGGAACACTCATGTGCGGCATGGGAGTTTTCACCCTCGGCGCGGTGATCTGCGCCGCTGCCCCGCATGTCTCCGTACTGATCGCCGGGCGCATGATCAGCGGGGTCGGCGCGGCCGCCGTACTGCCCACCACTCTCGCCCTGCTGGTCGAGGGCCTGCCCGAGCGGGCTCGGCGCAAGGCCGTCGCCGTGTGGGCATCCATGACGGGGCTCGCGGCCGTGCTGGGAAACGTGGGCGGCGGCGCCGCCATCGAGTACGGCAGTTGGCGGACGCTCTTTCTCTGCCTGGTCCCGCTCGCACTGTGCGCCCTGCTCCTGGTGGCCGCGGTGGCACCCGTCACCGCCCGCCGCCCGAGCCCCGCCGCGCCGCTCGCCGGCGCCCTGCTCACCGCCGGATTTCTGGCACTGCTCTACGCGATCGTCTCCGGCCCGCAGTCCGGCTGGAGCGCCCCGCCGGTTCTGGCCGCCTGCGTGGCGGCGGTTGTGCTGCTCACCGCCTGGGCCCGGCATGAACTGCGCGCCAGCGACCCGCTTCTGGACCCGCGGCTCTTCGCGCGGCCCGCCGTACGGGCGGGTGCGGCAGGGATGGCCGCGCTGTTCGCCGGGATGTTCGGCCTTTTCTACCTCAACGGCCAGTACCTCCAGTACGCCAAGGGGTACGGGCCGCTCGAAGCCGGGCTGCGCTTGCTGCCGATGGCCGCGGCGCTCCTTGCGGGCCCGCGCCTCGGCCTGCTGATCGAGCGGGTGTGCGGCCGACGCGGCACCGTCCTCATCGGGATGCTGGTACTGGCCGCCGGGCTGTGCGTGGTGTCAGCCGCCAACGCCCATACTCCGTACGCGCTCTACGCCCTGGGCGCCGGACTCACCGCCCTCGGCTGCGGCACCGCGAGCCCGCTGCTCTCGCACGCCATGATGAGTGCGCTGCCCGCCGAGAGGGCCGGAACGGGCTCCGCATTGCAGAGCCTGGCCAGGGAGTTGGGCAGTGCCGTCGGCATCGCTGTCACCGGCACCATCACCACTGCCGTCTTCACGGCCCGGCTCCCCTCGCCACTGTCCGGCGCCGGTTCTCAAGGGTCCGGCGCCGATCGGCCGACGACGGTCGCGGAGGCCGTGTCCCGTACCTCCGATCCTGACCTGCGCGCGGGGGTCGTCGACGCGTTCACCTCGGGCCTGCACACCGCGACGCTGACTTTGGCCGCCGCGATCACACTGGTCGCGTTCGCCGTCGCCAGGTGGCTTCCGCCGGAGCGGTGA